From one bacterium genomic stretch:
- a CDS encoding type II toxin-antitoxin system HicB family antitoxin, which yields MTKKVKNLEYYLSLPWKFEFEKCSEGGYYARVKGLSCYSHGNNLEHAAEQIESALETYLEGSIEENIPIVEPVSEDECSGRISIRVSKSLHCKLSNIAKDEDVSVSHLVNDALIKVYDKTA from the coding sequence ATGACTAAAAAAGTTAAAAATTTAGAATATTATTTATCTCTTCCTTGGAAATTCGAATTTGAGAAATGCTCTGAAGGCGGATATTATGCCAGAGTAAAAGGACTTTCTTGCTATTCTCATGGTAATAATCTCGAACATGCTGCTGAACAAATAGAATCCGCATTAGAAACATATCTTGAAGGTTCCATTGAAGAGAATATACCTATTGTTGAACCTGTTTCTGAAGATGAATGTTCAGGAAGAATCAGTATAAGAGTTTCAAAATCCCTTCATTGTAAACTTTCAAATATTGCAAAAGATGAAGATGTAAGTGTAAGCCATCTTGTTAACGATGCATTAATAAAGGTCTACGATAAAACAGCTTAA